In Streptomyces sp. NBC_01381, the sequence ACGCCCTACGCGCGCGTGCTCGGCGACCGCTCCATGCCGGGCGCCGAATGGTTCCCCGGGGCCACGCTCAATTACGCCGAACACGCCCTGCGCGCCGCGGAGGATCCCACGCGCGCGGGCGACCCCGCCCTCCTCCATGTTGACGAGACCCACGAGCCGGTACCGGTGACCTGGGCAGAGCTGCGCCGCCAGGTCGGCTCCCTGGCGGCGGAGCTGCGCGCACTCGGCGTACGCCCCGGAGACCGCGTCAGCGGCTACGTCCCGAACATTCCGCAGGCCGTCGTCGCCTTCCTGGCCACCGCCGCCGTCGGCGCCGTCTGGACCTCCTGCGCCCCGGACTTCGGCGCCCGCAGCGTCCTTGACCGCTTCCAGCAGGTCGAACCGGTCATCCTGTTCACCGTCGACGGCTACCGCTACGGCGGAAAGGAACACGACCGCCGCGACGCCGTGGCCGAGCTGCGCCGCGAACTGCCCACCCTGCGCGCCGTCATCCACATCCCGCTGCTTGGCACCGAGGCCCCCGAAGGCGCCCTGGAGTGGTCCGCACTCACCGCATCGGACACCGCCCCCGTCTTCGAACCGGTGTCCTTCGACCACCCCCTGTGGGTGCTCTACTCGTCCGGCACGACGGGGCTGCCCAAGGCCATCGTCCAGTCCCAGGGCGGCATCCTCGTCGAACACCTCAAGCAGCTCGGCCTGCACTGCGACCTGGGCCCCGACGACCGCTTCTTCTGGTACACGTCCACCGGCTGGATGATGTGGAACTTCCTCGTCTCCGGCCTCCTCACGGGCACCACGATCGTCCTCTACGACGGCAGCCCCGGCTATCCCGACACCGGCGCCCAGTGGCGCATCGCCGAACGCACGGGGGCCACCCTCTTCGGCACCTCCGCCGCGTACGTCATGGCGTGCCGCAAAGCGGGCGTGCACCCGGCCCGCGACTTCGACCTCTCGCGCGTCCAGTGCGTCGCCACCACCGGCTCCCCGCTGCCGCCCGACGGATTCCGCTGGCTGCACGACGAGTTCGCGGACAGGCCGGGCGGCCTCTGGATGGCTTCCGTCAGCGGCGGCACGGACGTGTGCTCCTGCTTCGCCGGCGCCGTGCCGACCCTGCCCGTCCACATCGGCGAACTCCAGGCCCCCGGCCTCGGCACCGACCTCCAGTCCTGGGACCCTCAAGGCAAGCCCCTCATCGACGAGGTCGGCGAACTCGTGGTCACCAACCCGATGCCGTCCATGCCGATCCACTTCTGGAACGACCCCGACGGCAGCCGCTACCACGACAGCTACTTCGACACCTATCCCGGAGTGTGGCGCCACGGCGACTGGATCACCCTGACCTCGCGCGGCTCGGTCGTGATCCACGGCCGCTCCGACTCCACGCTCAACCGCCAAGGCGTACGCATGGGTTCGGCCGACATCTACGAGGTCGTCGAACGCCTCCCGGAGATCCGCGAATCCCTCGTCATCGGCGTCGAAGAACCCGAAGGCGGCTACTGGATGCCGCTCTTCATCCACCTCGCCGCAGGCGCCACCCTCGACGACGCTCTGCGTGACCGCATCAAGCAGTCAATCCGCACACAGCTCTCCCCGCGCCACGTGCCCGACGAGATCATCGAGGTCCCCGGCATCCCGCACACCCTCACCGGCAAGCGCATCGAGGTCCCGGTCAAGCGCCTGCTCCAAGGCGCCACACTGGACAAGGCGGTCAACGCGGGATCGGTGGACAACCTCGAACTGCTCCGCTTCTACGAGGAACTGGGCCGCCGACGCTCATGATCAACTCCCGTCCCGCGGCCGTTGTCAGTGCCTCCCGTTACCGTGAGTGAGCATTGATCAACAGATCGCAGGGGGAATCATGGGCCGCACGCAACAAAGCACCATGCGACGCGCACTGCGCCGCGAAGTCGCCGGAACCATCGGTCTGTTGGCCGACGAGGAAGACTTCGCGGCGATGCGCCGCTACCGCACCTTCACGTTCGACGACCACACCACCTACCTGAGCCAGGCCGAAGGCCTGCTCCGCTCCCTCGCCTCCGACGGCCGGCACACCACCATCGCGCTCTTCGACCCAGAGGAGTACGAGGAGTACTGCGCAGACAGCGGCCTGGAACCGGACGCACCGGCCAGCCGTACCCGCTTCACCGCCGAGCTGGCCTCCACCGGGCCCACCGTCCCCTACGACGGCCAGTCGCTCTCGGACCTCCTGCCCGACCTCGTCGACGAGGCGGTCCGCCAGGCCACCTGGGAGTACGCCACGATGCTCCTGGCCGGGCTCGGCGCGTGCGCGGTCTGCGGCGAGGACATCGGCAGGGCCGCCTTCGACCGGGCATCGGACCTGCTCGTCCGGCTCCTGGAAACCACCGGCCCCGGCACCCGGCACCTGGTCTGCAGCCTGCCCGCCGCCCAGGAGACTCTCCTCGCCGCGCTGCACGTCGAACAGGACACCGAGGCCATCACACGGCTCGACGAAACCGAAGCCCTGGAGTTCACCACGGTCCTCGCCGTCGGCATCGCCACCCACGGCGCCGCGGGCCTGGTGATGCGCACGACCGCCGACGGCAGGCCGGACCGCGTCCAAGGCTGGCGCCTGCACGGCGAGCGCCTGCTGCCCCTCACCGCGGCCGAAGTCTTCGACGCGTACTGCACGGACGCCATCTCGGGCGACCTCGTCGCCCCGGAATCCGGCGTCGACTACTGCGCGGCACCGCCCATCGGAGACGACGCGACCGAAGGGGGACACCGCCACTGAACGCCCGAGGGGCGCCCCACCCGCATCGGATGGAACGCCCCTCGCACTTCACACAGCGGACCAAGCGGCCCGCACGCACCTGCTACTCGCCGGACAGAACCGCCTGAGCGGCCTTCCGCGCGTCCTCGGCGCTGTCCGCGGCACGCGCGGCGGCCGCAGCGCGCTCGCACTGGGCCAGCGTGTACTTGCCGAGCGTCGCCCGCACATAAGGAATGGACGCCGCACCCATGGAAAGGGAGGTGACGCCGAGACCGGTCAGCACACACGCGAGCAGCGGGTCGGATGCCGCCTCGCCACAGACACCACAGCTCTTGCCCTCGGCCTTGGCCGACTCGGCGGACAGCGCGACGAGGTCGAGCAGCGCGGGCTGCCACGGGTCCTGCAGCCGCGACACCGCGCCCACCTGGCGGTCGGCGGCGAAGGCGTACTGGGCCAGGTCGTTGGTGCCCAGCGAGAGGAACTCGACCTCCTGCAGGATCGAGCGCGCCCGCAGCGCCGCCGACGGAATCTCCACCATGGCGCCGAACTTGGCCTGCAGCCCCGCCTCGCGACACGCGTCCGCGAACGCCTTGGCGTCGGCACGGTCCGCGACCATCGGAGCCATGACCTCGAGGTAGACAGGCAGCCCCTCAGAGGCCTTGGCCAGCGCGGTCAGCTGCGTACGGAGCACATCGGGGTGCTCCAGCAGCGACCGAAGACCCCGCACACCGAGCGCCGGGTTCGGCTCATCGGCGGGCGTCAGGAAGTCGAGCGGCTTGTCGGCTCCCGCGTCGAGCACACGCACCACGACCCGGCCCTCGGGGAACGCCTCGAGCACCTTGCGGTACGCCTCGACCTGCTTCTCCTCCGACGGCGCCTTGGTGCTGTCGTCGAGGAACAGGAACTCGGTACGGAAGAGACCGACACCCTCGGCGCCAGCCTCCACCGCCGCCGGCACGTCGGCGGGACCGCCGACGTTGGCGAGCAGCGGCACCTTGTGACCGTCGGACGTCGCACCCGGACCGGTCGACGCGGCGAGCGCAGCCTTCCGCTCGGCGGCCGCGGCCTCCATCTGGCTCCGCTTCTCCGCACTCGGGTCGACGAAGATCTCACCGGTGCTGCCGTCCACGGCCACAACGGTGCCCTCGGCGAGCTCACCCGCACCCGGCAGAGCGACAACGGCGGGCACACCGAGCGCCCGCGCGAGAATCGCGCTGTGACTGGTCGGCCCGCCTTCCTCGGTGACGAAGCCGAGCACCAGCGCGGGGTCGAGCAGCGCTGTGTCCGCGGGCGCGAGGTCGCGCGCGATCAGGACGTAGGGCTCATCGCTGTCCGGCACACCCGGCATCGGAACGCCGAGCAGCCGCGCGACGATGCGATTCCGTACGTCATCGAGGTCAGCGACACGACCGGCCATGTACTCACCGGCACCGGCAAGCAGTTCGCGGTAGTGGGAGAACGCGTCGTAGATGCCGCGCTCCGCCGTGCTGCCGACCGTGATGCGGCGGTCGACGTCGGACATGAGCTCGGGGTCCTGGGCGATCATCGCCTGCGCCTCGAGTACGTGCTGCGCCTCCCCACCGGCCAGATTGCCGCGCGCGATCAGATCGGCCGCGACAGCCTCCACGGCCTGCCGGGCGCGCCCCTGTTCGCGCTCGGCCTCTTCCGCGGGAATCTGCTTGGCCGGCGGCTCGAGCACCGCCGTCCCCATGTGCCGAACTTCGCCGATCGCCACACCGTGGCTCACGCCGACGCCTCGCAGCGTTGTCTCCATTTCACCCGTCTCCAATAGAGCGACGGGCCCAGCCGCCGCGGTGGATGTCCTACCTGCCGTCAGGGACGGCGATGACGTCACTTCCAGCTGAAGAGAGAGTCCCCGGCCTTGACGTCACCATCCTCGACGAGCCCGCTGAGGGACTCGGCAGTGGCCTCGAGTGCCACGATCGGGCAGATAGGAGACTTGCCGGCCGCCTCGACGCTCGCCGGGTCCCAGCGCACGATCTCCTGGCCGCGCTGCACGGTGTCACCCTTGTTGACGAGCAGCTCGAAGCCCTCACCATTGAGCTGTACGGTGTCGATGCCCAGGTGCGTCAGCACGCCGTGCCCCTGGTCGTCAACGACGACAAAGGCATGGGGGTGAAGCGAGACGACGATGCCGTCGACGGGAGCGACAGCCGCCGAGGGCTCACGCGCGGGGTCGATGGCCGTACCGGGGCCGACCATCGCACCGGAGAACACGGGGTCCGGTACTGCGGCGAGCCCGATGGCGCGTCCTGCAAGCGGTGACGTCACGCTGGTCATGGCATGCCTCCCAGGGGGCGGAGATTCGTAGCCGCCGTCACTGCCTGTCCCGGACGGCGCACTGTTCAGAAGCGTAAGTCATAAAAAGTCCCGGTTCCGCGCGAGAGGTCCCGGTTGACTGAGTAGGGGCACTGCACAAACGATTTGCGGCCACCCCAGCGCCCCATGTACAGTCGGACTCCTGCCTGAGGCGAGCGACGCGGTCAAGCGTCCGGACTCGGCAGCATCTATCAAGTCAGATCCTAATCCCTGGGTCAGCTTCTGCGTGCTCGCAGATGAGTGGTCAGGGAGTCGAAAAAGACCTGATAGAGTTTGGAACACAACGAAGGGAAGCGCCCGGAGGAAAGCCCGAGAGGGTGAGTACAAAGGAAGCGTCCGTTCCTTGAGAACTCAACAGCGTGCCAAAAGTCAACGCCAGATATGTTGATACCCCGTCTCCGGCCGTCATGGTCGAGACGAGGTTCCTTTGAAGAAAACATCAGCGAGGACGCTGTGAACCGGAAGATTATTCCTCTTCCTGGTTCCGCTCAACGCGGATGCGCACCCGATTACGGGTAAACATTCACGGAGAGTTTGATCCTGGCTCAGGACGAACGCTGGCGGCGTGCTTAACACATGCAAGTCGAACGATGAAGCCCTTCGGGGTGGATTAGTGGCGAACGGGTGAGTAACACGTGGGCAATCTGCCCTGCACTCTGGGACAAGCCCTGGAAACGGGGTCTAATACCGGATGATATCCCCTCTCGCATGGGAGGGGATTGAAAGCTCCGGCGGTGCAGGATGAGCCCGCGGCCTATCAGCTTGTTGGTGAGGTAGAAGCTCACCAAGGCGACGACGGGTAGCCGGCCTGAGAGGGCGACCGGCCACACTGGGACTGAGACACGGCCCAGACTCCTACGGGAGGCAGCAGTGGGGAATATTGCACAATGGGCGAAAGCCTGATGCAGCGACGCCGCGTGAGGGATGACGGCCTTCGGGTTGTAAACCTCTTTCAGCAGGGAAGAAGCGAAAGTGACGGTACCTGCAGAAGAAGCGCCGGCTAACTACGTGCCAGCAGCCGCGGTAATACGTAGGGCGCAAGCGTTGTCCGGAATTATTGGGCGTAAAGAGCTCGTAGGCGGCTTGTCACGTCGGTTGTGAAAGCCCGGGGCTTAACCCCGGGTCTGCAGTCGATACGGGCAGGCTAGAGTGTGGTAGGGGAGATCGGAATTCCTGGTGTAGCGGTGAAATGCGCAGATATCAGGAGGAACACCGGTGGCGAAGGCGGATCTCTGGGCCATTACTGACGCTGAGGAGCGAAAGCGTGGGGAGCGAACAGGATTAGATACCCTGGTAGTCCACGCCGTAAACGGTGGGAACTAGGTGTTGGCGACATTCCACGTCGTCGGTGCCGCAGCTAACGCATTAAGTTCCCCGCCTGGGGAGTACGGCCGCAAGGCTAAAACTCAAAGGAATTGACGGGGGCCCGCACAAGCAGCGGAGCATGTGGCTTAATTCGACGCAACGCGAAGAACCTTACCAAGGCTTGACATATACCGGAAAGCATCAGAGATGGTGCCCCCCTTGTGGTCGGTATACAGGTGGTGCATGGCTGTCGTCAGCTCGTGTCGTGAGATGTTGGGTTAAGTCCCGCAACGAGCGCAACCCTTGTTCTGTGTTGCCAGCATGCCCTTCGGGGTGATGGGGACTCACAGGAGACTGCCGGGGTCAACTCGGAGGAAGGTGGGGACGACGTCAAGTCATCATGCCCCTTATGTCTTGGGCTGCACACGTGCTACAATGGCAGGTACAATGAGCTGCGAAGCCGCGAGGCGGAGCGAATCTCAAAAAGCCTGTCTCAGTTCGGATTGGGGTCTGCAACTCGACCCCATGAAGTCGGAGTTGCTAGTAATCGCAGATCAGCATTGCTGCGGTGAATACGTTCCCGGGCCTTGTACACACCGCCCGTCACGTCACGAAAGTCGGTAACACCCGAAGCCGGTGGCCCAACCCCTTGTGGGAGGGAGCCGTCGAAGGTGGGACTGGCGATTGGGACGAAGTCGTAACAAGGTAGCCGTACCGGAAGGTGCGGCTGGATCACCTCCTTTCTAAGGAGCATCTAGACTGCCAGGCTTGCTTGGTGGTCCAAGAGCCAGTACATCAGCGAATGTCTGATGCTGGTTGCTCATGGGTGGAACGTTGACTACTCGGCACGGTCGGTTGGCTTCACTAGTACTGCTTCGGCGTGGAACGTGAATGTTGATGGATCGGGTCGGGCACGCTGTTGGGTATCTGAAGGTACGGCCGGTTTTTCGGCTGCCTTCGATGCCGACCCCAGTGAAGCACTGTGAATGCAGTGTGTGATGGGTGGTTGGTCGTTGTTTGAGAACTGCACAGTGGACGCGAGCATCTGTGGCCAAGTTTTTAAGGGCGCACGGTGGATGCCTTGGCACCAGGAACCGATGAAGGACGTGGGAGGCCACGATAGTCCCCGGGGAGTCGTCAACCAGGCTTTGATCCGGGGGTTTCCGAATGGGGAAACCCGGCAGTCGTCATGGGCTGTCACCCGCTGCTGAACACATAGGCAGTGTGGAGGGAACGCGGGGAAGTGAAACATCTCAGTACCCGCAGGAAGAGAAAACAACCGTGATTCCGGGAGTAGTGGCGAGCGAAACTGGATGAGGCCAAACCGTATACGTGTGATACCCGGCAGGGGTTGCGTGTGCGGGGTTGTGGGATCTCTCTTTCACAGTCTGCCGGCTGTGAGACGAGTCAGAAACCGTTGATGTAGGCGAAGGACATGCGAAAGGTCCGGCGTAGAGGGTAAGACCCCCGTAGTCGAAACATCAGCGGCTCGTTTGAGAGACACCCAAGTAGCACGGGGCCCGAGAAATCCCGTGTGAATCTGGCGGGACCACCCGTTAAGCCTAAATATTCCCTGGTGACCGATAGCGGATAGTACCGTGAGGGAATGGTGAAAAGTACCGCGGGAGCGGAGTGAAATAGTACCTGAAACCGTGTGCCTACAAGCCGTGGGAGCGTCGCGCATTGAGTTTACTCAATGCGTCGTGACTGCGTGCCTTTTGAAGAATGAGCCTGCGAGTTTGCGGTGCGTTGCGAGGTTAACCCGTGTGGGGAAGCCGTAGCGAAAGCGAGTCCGAATAGGGCGGTTCAGTAGCGCGCTCAAGACCCGAAGCGGAGTGATCTAGCCATGGGCAGGTTGAAGCGGCTGTAAGAGGTCGTGGAGGACCGAACCCACCAGGGTTGAAAACCTGGGGGATGACCTGTGGTTAGGGGTGAAAGGCCAATCAAACTCCGTGATAGCTGGTTCTCCCCGAAATGCATTTAGGTGCAGCGTCGTGTGTTTCTTGCCGGAGGTAGAGCACTGGATAGGCGATGGGCCCTACCGGGTTACTGACCTTAGCCAAACTCCGAATGCCGGTAAGTGAGAGCACGGCAGTGAGACTGTGGGGGATAAGCTCCATGGTCGAGAGGGAAACAGCCCAGAGCATCGACTAAGGCCCCTAAGCGTACGCTAAGTGGGAAAGGATGTGGAGTCGCAGAGACAACCAGGAGGTTGGCTTAGAAGCAGCCACCCTTGAAAGAGTGCGTAATAGCTCACTGGTCAAGTGATTCCGCGCCGACAATGTAGCGGGGCTCAAGCGTACCGCCGAAGTCGTGTCATTCACACAATAGGGCCAACGCCTGTGTGGATGGGTAGGGGAGCGTCGTGTGCCGGGTGAAGCTGCAGCGGAAGCTAGTGGTGGACGGTTCACGAGTGAGAATGCAGGCATGAGTAGCGATACATACGTGAGAAACGTGTGCGCCGATTGACTAAGGGTTCCTGGGTCAAGCTGATCTGCCCAGGGTAAGTCGGGACCTAAGGCGAGGCCGACAGGCGTAGTCGATGGATAACCGGTTGATATTCCGGTACCCGCTGTGAAGCGTCAAACATTGAATCAGGCGATGCTAAGTCCGTGAAGCCGTCCTGGAGCCTTCGGGCAAAGGGAAGTGGTGGAGCCGACGGACCAGACTTGTAGTAGGTGAGTGATGGGGTGACGCAGGAAGGTAGTCCAGCCCGGGCGGTGGTTGTCCCGGGGTAAGGGTGTAGCCCGTCATCTAGGTAAATCCGGATGACATGAGGGTGAGACCTGATGCCGAGCCGATTGTGGTGAAGTGGATGATCCTATGCTGTCGAGAAAAGCCTCTAGCGAGTTTCATGGCGGCCCGTACCCTAAACCGACTCAGGTGGTCAGGTAGAGAATACCGAGGCGTTCGGGTGAACTATGGTTAAGGAACTCGGCAAAATGCCCCCGTAACTTCGGGAGAAGGGGGGCCATCACCGGTGATCGGATTTACTCCGTGAGCTGGGGGTGGCCGCAGAGACCAGCGAGAAGCGACTGTTTACTAAAAACACAGGTCCGTGCGAAGCCGTAAGGCGATGTATACGGACTGACGCCTGCCCGGTGCTGGAACGTTAAGGGGACCGGTTAGTCCGACTTCGGTCGGGCGAAGCTGAGAACTTAAGCGCCAGTAAACGGCGGTGGTAACTATAACCATCCTAAGGTAGCGAAATTCCTTGTCGGGTAAGTTCCGACCTGCACGAATGGCGTAACGACTTCTCGACTGTCTCAACCATAGGCCCGGTGAAATTGCACTACGAGTAAAGATGCTCGTTTCGCGCAGAAGGACGGAAAGACCCCGGGACCTTTACTACAGTTTGATATTGGTGTTCGGTTCGGCTTGTGTAGGATAGGTGGGAGACTTTGAAGCGGGCACGCCAGTGTTCGTGGAGTCGCCGTTGAAATACCACTCTGGTCGTGCTGGATGTCTAACCTCGGTCCGTGATCCGGATCAGGGACAGTGTCTGATGGGTAGTTTAACTGGGGCGGTTGCCTCCCAAAGAGTAACGGAGGCGCCCAAAGGTTCCCTCAGCCTGGTTGGTAATCAGGTGTTGAGTGTAAGTGCACAAGGGAGCTTGACTGTGAGACCGACGGGTCGAGCAGGGACGAAAGTCGGGACTAGTGATCCGGCGGTGGCTTGTGGAAGCGCCGTCGCTCAACGGATAAAAGGTACCCCGGGGATAACAGGCTGATCTTCCCCAAGAGTCCATATCGACGGGATGGTTTGGCACCTCGATGTCGGCTCGTCGCATCCTGGGGCTGGAGTCGGTCCCAAGGGTTGGGCTGTTCGCCCATTAAAGCGGTACGCGAGCTGGGTTTAGAACGTCGTGAGACAGTTCGGTCCCTATCCTCTGTGCGCGTAGGAATATTGAGAAGGGCTGTCCCTAGTACGAGAGGACCGGGACGGACGAACCTCTGGTGTGCCAGTTGTCCTGCCAAGGGCATGGCTGGTTGGCTACGTTCGGAAAGGATAACCGCTGAAAGCATCTAAGCGGGAAGCCTGCTTCGAGATGAGTATTCCCACCCCTTTGAGGGGTTAAGGCTCCCAGTAGACGACTGGGTTGATAGGCCAGATCTGGAAGCCCGGTAACGGGTGGAGGTGACTGGTACTAATAGGCCGAGGGCTTGTCCTCAGTTGCTCGCGTCCACTGTGTTGGTTCTGAAACCACGAACAACCCCATGCCCGGGGCCACCGGGTGTGGTGCGGTTGACAGTTTCATAGTGTTTCGGTGGTCATAGCGTGAGGGAAACGCCCGGTTACATTCCGAACCCGGAAGCTAAGCCTCACAGCGCCGATGGTACTGCAGGGGGGACCCTGTGGGAGAGTAGGACGCCGCCGAACTTCTTTTATAGCCGTGGTCTCTGGATTTAATTCCAGGGGCCACGGCTTTTTTGTGTTTCCGTGGCCGGCTACCCCTCTGCACCGGCGGCTGACAACTGAGGGTAAGGTCAGGGGGCATCATCGGCTCATTTCCCACAGGAGGCCCCCGGGTGGAGGTCCAGGAGACACGTGTCCAGACGGACCGAGTCCTCACCATCCCGAACATCCTCAGCATGGCGCGCCTCGTCGGCGTACCCCTCTTCCTGTGGTTGATCCTCAGGCCGGAGTTCGGTGGCCCCAAGAGTGACCACTGGGCGCTGTTGGTGCTGATGCTGAGCGGCATCAGCGACTATCTCGATGGCAAGTTGGCCCGCCGCTGGAACCAGATCAGCAACCTCGGGCGGCTGCTCGACCCGGCTGCTGACCGGCTCTATATTTTGTCCACATTGGTCGGACTCACGTGGCGGGAGATTCTTCCGCTCTGGCTGACCGCGGTGCTGCTCCTGCGCGAGCTGGTTCTGCTGGTGATGGTCGGGATCCTCAGGCGGCACGGCTATCCGCCGCCGCAGGTGAACTTCCTCGGCAAGGCTGCCACCTTCAACCTGATGTACGCCTTTCCACTACTGCTTCTCAGTGATGGAAGTGGCTGGATCAACACTCTCGCTGCTATTTTCGGATGGGCGTTCGCCGGATGGGGTACAACGCTGTACTGGTGGGCAGGGATCCTCTACGTGGTTCAGGTCCGCAGACTTGTCCGGGCGGACGCCACGGCCGATTGAGCTTGCCGATTCGGCAGCTGTAGAGGCTTGCAGGCCCGTATCTGACATATGCGGGCCAATCTGGGCGGGCTAAGTCGGCTAGATCGTCGTCTATTGAGGAGGACGCTTCCGACATGAAGGCCGTCGTAATGGCCGGAGGCGAAGGCACGCGCCTTCGCCCCATGACCTCGAGCATGCCCAAGCCGCTCCTGCCCGTGGCCAATAGGCCGATCATGGAGCATGTGCTGCGGCTGCTCAAGCGGCATGGGCTCACCGAGACCGTAGTGACAGTCCAGTTCCTGGCCTCTCTGGTCAGGAATTACTTCGGCGATGGTGAAGAGCTCGGGATGGAGCTCACCTATGCCAATGAGGAGAAGCCACTCGGCACTGCTGGGAGTGTGAAGAACGCTGAGGAAGCGCTGAAGGACGATGCATTCCTCGTGATCTCCGGTGATGCTCTCACTGATTTCGACCTCACCGAGCTCATCAACTTCCACAAGGAAAAGGGCGCGCTTGTCACCGTCTGTCTGACGCGTGTTCCCAATCCGCTGGAATTCGGCATCACCATCGTGGACGAAGAAGGAAAGGTCGAGCGCTTTCTCGAGAAGCCGACCTGGGGGCAAGTCTTCTCGGACACGGTGAACACGGGCATCTATGTGATGGAGCCCGAGGTCTTCGACTACGTCGAGGCCGATACGTCCGTGGACTGGTCCGGCGATGTCTTCCCTCAGCTCATGAAGGAGGGCAAGCCCATCTACGGGTATGTCGCCGAGGGGTACTGGGAGGACGTCGGCACGCACGAGAGCTACGTCAAGGCACAGGCCGACGTGCTGGAGCGCAAGGTCGACGTCGAGCTCGACGGCTTCGAGATCTCGCCCGGTGTGTGGGTCGCCGAGGGTGCCGAGGTGCACCCCGACGCCGTGCTGCGCGGGCCGCTGTACATCGGGGACTACGCCAAGGTCGAGGCCGGCGCGGAGATTCGCGAGCACACCGTCATCGGCTCGAACGTCGTGGTCAAGACCGGGGCGTTTCTGCACAAGGCCGTCGTCCACGACAACGTCTACATCGGCGAGCACAGCAATCTGCGGGGCTGTGTGATCGGGAAGAACACCGACATCATGCGGGCCGCCCGTATCGAGGACGGTGCGGTCATCGGTGACGAGTGCCTGGTCGGTGAGGAATCGATCATTCAGGGCAACGTCCGCGTCTACCCGTTCAAGACGATCGAGGCCGGTGCCTTCGTCAACACGTCCGTCATCTGGGAGTCACGGGGCCAGGCCCACCTGTTCGGTGCGCGCGGGGTGTCCGGGATCCTGAATGTGGAGATCACCCCGGAGCTCGCGGTACGGCTCGCCGGCGCGTATGCGACGACGCTGAAGAAGGGCTCGACCGTCACGACCGCGCGTGACCATTCGCGAGGCGCCCGTGCGCTGAAACGAGCGGTGATCTCGGCTCTGCAGGCCAGCGCCATCGACGTACGCGATCTGGAGAATGTGCCGTTGCCGGTGGCGCGGCAGCAGACCGCGCGGGGCAGTGCCGGCGGGATCATGATCCGGACGACCCCGGGGGTGCCGGACTCCGTCGACATCATGTTCTTCGACGGGCGTGGAGCGGATCTGTCGCAGGGGAGTCAGCGGAAGCTGGACCGTGTGTACGCGCGTCAGGAGTACCGGCGTGCTTTCCCCGGCGAGATCGGGGATCTGCATTTCCCGTCGAGTGTCTTCGACTCCTACACCGGCTCTCTGCTGCGCAATATCGACACCACGGGTGTGGCCGAGTCCGAGCTGAAGGTGGTCGTCGACGCGTCCAACGGCAGCGCGGGTCTTGTGCTGCCGAGTCTTCTCGGGCGGCTCGGTGTCGATGCGCTGACCATCAACCCAGGTCTCGACGAGTCACGTCCGACCGAGTCCTACGAGGCGCGCAGGTCGGGGCTTGTGCGGCTCGGCGAGATCGTGGCGTCGGCGCGGGCCGCGTTCGGGGTGCGCTTCGATCCGGTGGGTGAGCGTCTTTCGCTCGTCGACGAGAAGGGGCGGATCGTCGAGGACGACCGGGCGCTGCTCGTCATGCTCGATCTGGTCGCCGCCGAGCGGCGCAGCGGGCGTGTGGCCCTTCCGGTGACGACGACGCGGATCGCCGAGCAGGTGGCCGCGTACCACGGTACGCAGGTCGACTGGACGACCACATCAC encodes:
- a CDS encoding mannose-1-phosphate guanyltransferase, whose product is MKAVVMAGGEGTRLRPMTSSMPKPLLPVANRPIMEHVLRLLKRHGLTETVVTVQFLASLVRNYFGDGEELGMELTYANEEKPLGTAGSVKNAEEALKDDAFLVISGDALTDFDLTELINFHKEKGALVTVCLTRVPNPLEFGITIVDEEGKVERFLEKPTWGQVFSDTVNTGIYVMEPEVFDYVEADTSVDWSGDVFPQLMKEGKPIYGYVAEGYWEDVGTHESYVKAQADVLERKVDVELDGFEISPGVWVAEGAEVHPDAVLRGPLYIGDYAKVEAGAEIREHTVIGSNVVVKTGAFLHKAVVHDNVYIGEHSNLRGCVIGKNTDIMRAARIEDGAVIGDECLVGEESIIQGNVRVYPFKTIEAGAFVNTSVIWESRGQAHLFGARGVSGILNVEITPELAVRLAGAYATTLKKGSTVTTARDHSRGARALKRAVISALQASAIDVRDLENVPLPVARQQTARGSAGGIMIRTTPGVPDSVDIMFFDGRGADLSQGSQRKLDRVYARQEYRRAFPGEIGDLHFPSSVFDSYTGSLLRNIDTTGVAESELKVVVDASNGSAGLVLPSLLGRLGVDALTINPGLDESRPTESYEARRSGLVRLGEIVASARAAFGVRFDPVGERLSLVDEKGRIVEDDRALLVMLDLVAAERRSGRVALPVTTTRIAEQVAAYHGTQVDWTTTSPDDLTRVGRDESTIFGGDGRGGFIIPEFSSVFDGTAAFVRLIGLVARTQLTLSQIDARIPRAHVLRRDLATPWAVKGLVMRRVVEAAGERSVDTTDGVRVVETDGRWVLVLPDPAEAVTHLWAEGPDDASAQALLDEWSAVVDSAGR